GCACCTTGGTTAATTGTCAGGTCCAATCACGTGCTTTGCCATTCGAAGCAGTGGGAAGGAGACCACATGAAGAGCTGCTCTACAACTTTCAAGGGTGAAAAGCTGAAGTGCGAGGCAGGTTCAGCTGTCAACAGAGTCCCGGGGGAAGCAGGCAGTCATAGTTCATCCCTGGAGGACGGTGCATTGAGAGATGACTGGGAAGGCAGGGCATCCTTGTTCTGAGCATCGCTGTGGATCTTGCCCTGCTGCCGGGATTTCCAGGAGTGCGTTCTGTCCCAGTCCGTTGACACGGTCTCGTTGTCCCAGATTGTAGAGGTCTCTGTGTCGCTGAGGTAGCCTGGCTGCCCTGTGTAGTGGGTGGGGTAAACAAGCAGGGGCTCTGCTGAAAAGGCTTTCAAGTCTCTGGACTCATAGTACTCCATGTACTTCGCTctaaagagaagagaaaaatcatcaGTAACAGAGTGAGCATTCATCAGTGCCACTGCTGGTAACTGACACAAGCCAATCCACTGAGCAAACAGGTCCCAGGGAGTGGAGGCAGTGGCTGAGGTGCAGTCTGACTCCCTGCAGCCAGTGCCACACACAATCTATACAGCCAATGCCTCCGATACCAGAGAGCGCCAAGTCCCTCAGGACCAGCCCACAAGCCCTGCACCAGGTAGGGACAATAAACCCTCTGCAGCAGGTCTGTCACCTTCTGTGTCAGGAGCTCTCCCGCAGACAACCAAATAGCACGAGGAATAGCCCTGTCCCCACAGAAGTGAGACACATCAGCATGATCTGAACTAAGAACATTCAGCAAGACAGACCCAGCTCATGGCAACCTGAGCAACGAAGGCGTCCTACTTACACAGGGTGCTTGTTGTACATGACTGGCAGAAATTCATCTACAGGCAGCATCTTGCTGAAAGGCTCAGCTCCGATCAGTTTCTGAGCCCCTTGGAACGAGATTGCATACCCCAGGGTCCAGTACGAGTAATCAGCTTCCACCAGGTTCATGACATTGGGAACTGCTTTCTCAGGCTCTTGCACCTGCATCCTTTTCCGGCCAATGTAGCTTTAAAGGGTGAAAAAACCAAGGAAATTGGAACCAAAGGGAATCTGCAGCCATTAGGACCACAAGACTGTTTGTGTGAACCAGGGAAGGGCAAAGGGTCAATCCAAGAAGCCATCCACAACCAGGCTCACAGATTTCCATCCTGCACCACTCCCAAACATCCAAGCCTTAACCCAGTGGGTGGTATAGCTGCGAAAGACTTCATAAGGGAGCCAAGATTACACAGTCCAAGCCTCAGAACTGAGTCGTGACAGTTCCtctgtcacagcagcagctccagacaCTGCTGAGATCAACCGACGCTGCCCACAAAGGGCAGTAATGGCATCCAATGGGCATTCCAGCATCAGCTTGCCACAGAGGGCAGGTCTGTCCTGATGGGAAGAGCCACTGAGAAGTCTCTGCCCACCTTCCCCTGCACTCCAGCATTAACCTACACCTCTATCCCGatgcagcaggtgctgctgacCTCCCCTGCATGCCCAGGAGTTCCCAGATGGCCTCGGGCTACGTACTTACATAAGCTCCCAGTCTAGCTGGGCTTGTTCAATGTCACCCATCAGCTTCACGAGCTTCCTTTTAAACTGGTGTTCAAAGCGCACATCATCCTCGATAACAAGCGTCTTCTCCAGTTCTCTGTTCACCACCTGAAACAAGAGGGTTCAGAAGCAATCGCAAGGGCAGACACGGGCCACTGCCTGCACCCTGAAATCGCTGGGGTCAGCCTGACCTGGCATTACCCTCTAGACCGTGCAGGTAGGGAGGCTGAGGAACTGCTCCTAGATTCACAGCTCACTTGGGAGAGACTACGAAAGCCAGTGAGAACAGTCCTGAAAATTCCCTGTGGCTGAGCATCTCaacctaaaaaaaccctttatCTGATGTTGTACCACCTAAAACCCACGAGTTAGCATCCGGCACTACCACAGCAACCACCTCCTCAGAGGAAGGTGCAGCAGCCTTTGATGCCAACGCTGCTGTTCAGAAAAACCTCTTTGGTGGAAGAAAGCGTTGCTGAAGTCTGGGAAGACAGACAATCAAGCGCATCCCAAGTCTGGCCCTGACAGCTTAGAGAACACACACAACCTGCACGTAGGTTCCCATCTGACCGTTGGCAATTTAAAGTCTCAGGCCCAAACGCCCAGCTGACTCCTCGGTGCTGCAGTCGCTCCTGCTGGCTCTGGGCTGGATCagtgccctgccctgctgagcGCTGCTGCAGCTAACGCCTCTGAAGGCAGAGGGCTGTGCCTCTTTGGGTAACCACTGCCACTGCCCAGTCTTCCTTCAGTACCGAGtccttctccctgcctccaCCACACCTTACTTCAAATAATCCCTCCTGTTGACATCTGGCTGTGTAACTGCAGCATCTCTGACCAGCGCAGCCCGGACCCTCTCAAGTGTCACTCCCCAGGTGAACAGCGAGAGGCGGAAGCTACAGCTTTTACCACCCAAACAAGATCTCTTAGCTCAGGTAACAGAGGCCtctgctgttaaaaatattcacGATACGCCAGCTTCAAAAAGCCAGTCAGCAGAGTTACTGGAACTTGCCTCAGTCCAGATGcagaacaaggggaaaaaaaaacaggaggtgtgttgtttttttttttaaacaccactTGTTCTTCAAAGCCTTCTTGCCTTTCTCATAAGCACACATGCTCCAAGCAGTCTATCGGATAATTTGCAAAAACAGTCATGAAAATATTCTGATAAAAATTTGCTCAGAGCTGTTGgtaaatggaaaacagagatgaaaaagctGAATGCTGCATTCAAGAAAACCCCTGTGTGCAATCCCCTACAAACTAAGGAAAACAGTTTCATCCTACGCTTCCAGAAACGTGCATCATATTTGATGCTCTGCCCTAGGACTGGCTGCAGGACCTGCAAGGCACCCACAAACTCCTTACCTCCTTCCAGATGTAATAGTGACTGAGGAAGCAGCCGATCTCTCCTCTGGTTAGCGGCCTGGAGGAGTACGGGTCCCGGTATCCTGGGAGCATATCGATGCTGAGAGCTTTGAGCTGACTCGTGTTCAGTGctctgagagagagagaacagctATCACCacttaaaaaggaaattcaagTCAGACACAGGGGCAACATGGGAAATGCTGCTGATGTTCAGAGAAAAAGCGTATCTCAAGAAATTCTTGCACTTGTTTAGCTATAAAACctggagaaaaattaaattcttgaTTTACAAGTCTAAATCAAGCTGACAAATCATATCCTTAACTCTGCCAACAACTTCTTGTGGGACCACCAACTTTTCAGTGGCTTGGcttagattatttttctaagaGGTCTTGATGGGTACCCAAATCTCAAAGACCACTAGATGGCACGTGGGTTCCTATCGCCCTAAGGCCTTTTTGCAGCTCACAGACCAAAAATTTCTGCCTTGATTTCTCATTATAAAAGGGTCTTAACACACCTTAAATTAAGCTTGGAAAGGGCTCCGTCATAGTTACCACTGTAGCACAACTTTGTAGCACTAGGATGGACAGTCTTCCCAGGAGATAAATGCTCTCAAACACTCTCACTGCTGACTCCTTTTAATTGTGTGCAAGTGTTGTAGTTCAAAGAAACCAGTATGATTTTAACAATCATTTTCACGTTAGCCTGAAACACGCTGCCCCAGTTCTCTCATGGAGACTGACTAattgcaaaagaagaaagagcgAGCAAAACTGCCCCTAAACAGACCGTGAGGTAGGTAAAAGTGATATTCAGCTCTCCCCTCAGCCCACCCTTCCTCAccagcaggcagctcagggTATCCAAGGTGATGGTGTCAGGCAGTCATGCACAACCCACTCTTCGCAAACATCAGCAACCCCAGCTGAAACTCACTTTCCATCCACAGCCTCCACTATCTTGACTGCAATCTCCTGCTCATAGAGAGTCCTCAGCATCCGATCCCGCCTGTCTTTCCGACGCTTCAGATTGATCATGAAAATCTGGACAGAAGAGAAAGACATCAGCCTCCTGGCttgggagagaggaaaaaaagggagcCCTGATCCACCCTTGCCTAACAGCCCTGCTGGAAAACCAGATCTTATGAAAACACCGGGTGTTTTTCATTCCAGGTTGCTTAGAATTTGTCAAAAAATTAAGAGTTGCTTTTGAGTTGCAAGTTGAGAGGCTTGTTGTCTAACAACTACTTTTGATGAATGTTCATAGGGGAAACGTGCTCTTCGAGGGTGAATAAAAGTGAGAGGAGACCAAGTCTATAATTTTCAGAGATACAGGGTATTCTGATTTATATCAAGCACATGGCCACCTCCAGCCTCAGTCCTAGAGGCAACACTGACCTACATGTTCCTCTATAAACGCTGCCACTGCTTGTATTCAGGATTGTCAGCAGGGTCGCCATCCAAGTACAAGGACACGGTAGAGAggatttttgtaattaattcaGGCACTGAAAATCCACTGCTACCCCTGCCAGAAAGCCTAGTGGAGAGCCAGTACCCGGAACAGAGATGTCTGGGCAGGGCTCCCTCCAAGCCTTGAGGAGACAGACGCTCTGGTGGAGGGCAGAGGGCTGAAGCCCTCATCTGCAGGTAAACTGCAGAGGGTCAGGGATATTTTTCAGTCCCAGGCAGACAAGTGCAGCCTTGTAGCCTGTGGAGCAAAACCTCATCCCAGTAAGAAGCGGATCAAATTCCAGCTCagtacaaatacaaaaataataaattggaTAAATAAAGCACAGCCACAAAGGACAACATGGAAAAAACCTACACCAGCTGTGTCCTAAACACAGACGCTCAAATACACATAGCCAAATTGGGTTCAGACTTTACAAGTCATGCAAACAGATGTAGCAGAATacaccaagaaaacaaaggctCCCCTGATCACCACAGCTCCCTCGGTCACGGTGCCACTGCCACCCTGGAAGCTGCATACACAGGGGTTGCTGGCTCTGTGAATAACACGGACACTGGTGAATTAAAGCCCAGCAGAcccctctccagccttctcccCTCCATGCCTGCTCTCTCCACAATgtgaggcagaggcaggagaggaaTTTCTGTGGGGTCTTGAGGTACTACCAGTGGCAGCAACCATCATTCTGGTTCGCTTTTACTTAAGGTCAAAAATATGTGGCAAccaagcagggcagggggagagctGCCCAGGCAAGGAGACAGCATGTATGGGTTTCATCGCTCCTGGACGTACCCCGGCTGGGCTAGAACCCAGCTGTGAACTTggctcccccagctgctccgGGCTCTCCTGTGTCTCCCTAAGATGAGAGAGATCATTCTTTTCCAtcactggaaagcagaagaggcTTCCCAAAAGACTAGTTTTTGTCACAGAATGGAAGGGAAGTCAGATGTAGAGGAAACAGCACAAGAACCAGGGAGTTAAATAACCTGTTTTTCAGCCTTGCCTCTGCCACCTGCTCCCGAGCTGGGTTAAAATCCGTATCATCAAGACAGGAAGCCCAAAGATTTCCTGGGCACCGTCCTGGTACACAAACCTGCACTTCTAATCAAGGGTCTTGTAGCAAGTATTCAGTGCCCACACAGACCTGAGTGGCCTTGTTTCTCCACCACAAACACCAGGGGGAAAGACCACTCCCTGAgccctttcccttctgcttccctgAGCTCAGCAGCTCTCCCCAAATAAGGATGGCATTTTCTCCTCGTAGAAGGCTTATGTCAAGAAGATGAGTGATTGGGAAGAGCTAACTATGTGAAAAGATGATGTACTCCAGGGGAAACTGCTAGAAGCTCAGCTACAGGGAGAACTCGGGTCCTCTAGGTGATGAGTGGGAAGACAAGACAGTAACAGCAAAATAGGTTCCTTACTTCATCAAATCCCATCTTGTCAGGGTGCTTCAGAGGAACAGAGACATACTGAGAGGGTTCGATGGGAGGACGATCGactgaaagagagaagagatCCCAAACAGCACATTCACATACACACTGCATCAATGTGATGTATTGTGTTTTTATCACCAGGCCTAAagccccagggagctgggatGTGGAGTCAGTGCAGGGGCAGGTACAGCAGAAAGCATCCACGTTGCaaagcagaagccagcagcCATGTGCCAGACAGACATCATGACAAAAACAAGGCTCTGCAGCATCCTTTTTGCATTAAAGATGCATTTTTGCATTTGATCAAGGGAAGTTGAGAGATTTTGTGAATGGGGTTGACCTGACCGTGAAGTGATTATATCCCTAGGTagaaaagcagtggaaaaatgGAACGCTGCATATCAAAAGAGTATGAGAGCAGTCGGGTCAGGATGCAGACTCCCAAGGGGAAgacagctgggctgctggcaggcgAGGTCTACAAACATTAACTCTGGGGGGGGGTCCATCATGGCAGGGCACAACAACTTACTCATAGCCTCAATTAGTGTGTGCACAAAGTTCTCAGTTTCTTCTTGCAGCGTTTGGTGTGATTTCAGGGGCATGGGCAGGAAACCATAGTGTTCACGGTTGCAGATGAACATCTGTATTCCTGGGGatcacaggaaaacagaaattagaatCAGGTCTTTTACCAGCCGATTGTGCACTCTGCAATACTCTGTTGCTATGTAGCCACAATCAAACTTACGCCAGGACCTCAGTCCTGAAAACTTCTGCTTCATAAACAAACAATTCAAACACATCACACTGccatttgctgttttatttggCTGGCAGCAAGTGGCCTCTCCTATGAAACCAATTGCTACTCGCTCCCCgacagcagtatttttaacCAGAATCCGTTTTCTCCTAGGAGAGACTGGGAACCCATGCCTTTGACCAGAGAAAGGGTCTTTTTTGGCTGTTGCCTATGAAAACAAGCCTACAGCAGAAGGCAGAACCGGCCTTTAGCACAAGGGGTGTCTGACCCAcccagcagaactgctgcaggTACCTGGGGGTACCACAGAAGCCCCCTTCCCCAGAAccctgctggcactgctcagCCCTGGCACCTCACCCGACAAGCCCTTCACAGACCCGGAGCCAAAGGCAGGAACAGGTTTTCGCCCTCGGAGTGAGGCAGCCTCAAGCGGTGCGATGGCTTCCAGCGGCGCTGTGCCAAGGAGCAGCAGTGGTGGCCTTGGGGATGCGGGGCCTCCCACCCCACAGAGACCCAGGGAGCCTCCAGAGGGGAGACATGGGGCTCAGAGGTGGGGGAAACACACAGGTTTCAAAGCTCAGGGTGAAGGGCAGAGGCATTTGCACCCACGACTGGGCAGCACTGCCCCTCGGTGAGAGGTGGCCGGCCCTGCGCGCCCAGCAAAGACAGCGGCAGCTCCATCCCAGCAGCCAGCCGTGGAGAGGGAAAAATCCCAACAAACCCAGCGTGGCAAGGGGCAATGGCAGCTTTCATCTGTGCTTTGCGAGGATTCTCTGTCAGACCGCAATAAATACAGAACGACTCTTCCAGCGTGGAGGAGCCAAGCCTGATCCCCAGCTCCGACAGCACACAGCTGGCCAggtgccagcccaggcagctcagctctgctgggatCACACGGGATGAAGCTGTGGGGCCCAAGGCACCAGTCTAGCTGCAGGGCCTGTTACTGGCCTAGCAAGGGATTCAGCCTGGGGTTTGCAGTCGGGCatcttcctgcttctgtttgctttggctAGAAGATAAAGGCAATCTATTTTTACCTGTGCTGGCAAAGGACTTTGAGGAACAGGTATACACATACAATAACCATCCTGGAAGCACCAAGTCTACCACCAAACATGGTCCTTTCCTCTCCAGGATTAGTTTTACTGTGCCCTGAAGATTAGAGGAAAACCCTAGCGAGAGCCACtagcaagaagaaaagatgctttCCAAAAGAGGTGGTAATGTAACAGCCTTCTACTCCAAAGCTTTTGCAACTGCTCGTCCAAGGGGCCAAATCTGAAGGTGTGAAACAAGGAGAGGATGCAAAGCTGCTCCTCAGAGCAGACACTCTTGCAAGGGAGGgacacccccaccacccccactgAGAGTGTTCACTGGGAACGTCCTGGCTGCTCCCGCAGGACTAAAGAAGGCTTTGCTCACTATCCGCTACAACTGCGGCAACACAGGGCCTGACAGCCCATCAGGCAACGCACTCAAAAGCTACAGCCAGATAAGCCAAAGGAAAGTATTTCCGTTGTTTTTCACTGAGTTCTGGTCAGGTCCTTTATTAATTAATCACAATCTGAGAGCCGCTAGAACACATACAACTGGCCAAGCagatttaacaaaaaatgtaaactgcctcttgtttcttaaaaaaaaaaaaaaaaaaaaaaaaagtacaaccacccccctccctccagcaaataaatgaaaaccagaCACTACCTGGTGTGTCAATGCTTTCATGTGTTGGTCCCCCTAATCCTTGGTATTTTTAGCAGAGCAGAATTGTCTACTTTAATGACCCCGGTGTTTCCACCATTTTAAGTTCTGCAAGCAAATTGCTGGCTACACTACTTGCCAAAACACATTCAGCTGTCAGCTGCAATTTAGGTAAAtggcagaataaaaaatactacCTGCTGACATTAATGGATTTGGCACTGATCTAATCAACTAATCTTATCTGGCTCACTGATCTCTGTTCTTAATCTTCCACTGGCTTAAACACTGTTAATCTGCATAAATTCATGCCAGCGTTTCTGTTCCTTCTGGGATAAAAGCTACTTTAGAATGGTAAAGCCACCTTAACATGGGGAGGGGGACTTGCTGTCCAGCTCTGTTTTTTTACCAAAACAAATGATTGCTATAAGGGACAGAACAGCTGTAGGTATGTGCGTTACTATTAGCCGTTGTAAGGCAGAGACCAGGATTCACAGCCGTGCCCTAAACCCACAGCCACATTCAGACAACCCGAATTTCCCCCACATCCCTGTGAGCAGACCTTCCAGCTGGCTGGCTGTCGGGCTTCAGAGCCTCAGGCTGCAAGGAGCTCAGGAGATCTGGCTGGCTAAACGCTACCTTGTGAGTGCAAGGCGCTCCAGAGAGTCCACCCTTGCCAATAAAACACTCCCACTGAGGTTTGTTCTGAGTCCGTACTCCCCCCACAGGCCACGCTCTCTCAGCAGAAGTGGGAAGGACAGTCTCTTTAGGGCATCACAAAACAATCGCTTTGAGCAGCAGATTCACTGTTGAAAATCAACGGTTTCATTTGAGGCATTAAGTGCACTGGCCTGGACAAAACCCAGCATCATTTGAGACTTTAGGGAAGTAAGTGAAGTTACTCCAAAGAGAAGTTTACCTCAAAGTCCatacatttttcacatttctgaacTTGGATGTCATCCTTCTATCATGGGTGACAAACTCAGCCCAGGACACAAGCCAACAATCTGAGCAGACCAATGGGCCAGACtgctgaagcaaagcctttcaTGTCATGGATCAGTCATGAGAAAAGCTGAAGTGTTATagcatggaaggaaaaaatgatggGTTTGAACCCCTGAAATACttcttcagcagctggagctcaTGTGATGCAGTTACCACATACGTTGGATGCTGCATTTCTGGGAGAGCTGTCAGAGGGAACAAGCAGGGCAGGCTGATGTCAAGGAGCCAGCTTTGCTATCCAGACTGAAATCTCAGTTCTCCTCTGGAGCCAACATACTGATGTCGTGACTCAAAGTCAGGGCCCCAAAGGTGCTCTGCGAGTTCACATCTTGCCTCTGCCTCCCAAGGGCTCTAATTTCAGCCCTTGCTGCCTCCTCTCTACCACTCCTTTCTCATTTGATGCCCCTTATCCTCTCATTGCTGAGTTTTAAAAAGCTCTGCTTAGGCTGCCAAGACAAGACCATTTCTTTCAGTGCTTGTCAGGACCTTCACACCACAAACATCACTAAAATGAAAGCTACAAAcagctggtggctgctgtgctgctctgggaacGGTAGGAAAGGCAG
Above is a window of Falco biarmicus isolate bFalBia1 chromosome 11, bFalBia1.pri, whole genome shotgun sequence DNA encoding:
- the COLGALT2 gene encoding procollagen galactosyltransferase 2 isoform X2; translation: MEDPQSYPEEIGPKHWPSSRFTHVMKLRQAALRAAREKWSDYILFIDADNLLTNPETLNLMIAENKTLVAPMLESRSLYSNFWCGITPQGYYKRTLDYPLIREWKRTGCFAVPMIHSTFLIDLRKEASTKLMFYPPHQDYTWSFDDIMVFAFSSRQAGIQMFICNREHYGFLPMPLKSHQTLQEETENFVHTLIEAMIDRPPIEPSQYVSVPLKHPDKMGFDEIFMINLKRRKDRRDRMLRTLYEQEIAVKIVEAVDGKALNTSQLKALSIDMLPGYRDPYSSRPLTRGEIGCFLSHYYIWKEVVNRELEKTLVIEDDVRFEHQFKRKLVKLMGDIEQAQLDWELIYIGRKRMQVQEPEKAVPNVMNLVEADYSYWTLGYAISFQGAQKLIGAEPFSKMLPVDEFLPVMYNKHPVAKYMEYYESRDLKAFSAEPLLVYPTHYTGQPGYLSDTETSTIWDNETVSTDWDRTHSWKSRQQGKIHSDAQNKDALPSQSSLNAPSSRDEL
- the COLGALT2 gene encoding procollagen galactosyltransferase 2 isoform X1, coding for MAACAGPRAPRPPHLLLLLLLGGCGASLPPEPPPPPPSPEPQPLPESALLKPTVLLAIIARNAAHTLPHFLGCVERLRYPKSRIALWAATDHNADNTTAILREWLKNVQNLYHDVEWRPMEDPQSYPEEIGPKHWPSSRFTHVMKLRQAALRAAREKWSDYILFIDADNLLTNPETLNLMIAENKTLVAPMLESRSLYSNFWCGITPQGYYKRTLDYPLIREWKRTGCFAVPMIHSTFLIDLRKEASTKLMFYPPHQDYTWSFDDIMVFAFSSRQAGIQMFICNREHYGFLPMPLKSHQTLQEETENFVHTLIEAMIDRPPIEPSQYVSVPLKHPDKMGFDEIFMINLKRRKDRRDRMLRTLYEQEIAVKIVEAVDGKALNTSQLKALSIDMLPGYRDPYSSRPLTRGEIGCFLSHYYIWKEVVNRELEKTLVIEDDVRFEHQFKRKLVKLMGDIEQAQLDWELIYIGRKRMQVQEPEKAVPNVMNLVEADYSYWTLGYAISFQGAQKLIGAEPFSKMLPVDEFLPVMYNKHPVAKYMEYYESRDLKAFSAEPLLVYPTHYTGQPGYLSDTETSTIWDNETVSTDWDRTHSWKSRQQGKIHSDAQNKDALPSQSSLNAPSSRDEL